The segment GGGGGCGGAGAATACAAAACCGCCAATACCCGGGAGGAATTGAATCAATCCTTCGGGATCGATTGGGATGAAATCGAGAAAGAAGTCTCCAAGGTTTGGTACAACGTGGATACCAGCCTGGCGATCAACAAACACCAACAGGAGATGATCTGGGAAGTGGAGAAAATCGCCGGGGATATCAGCTACTTCAATCAATTTGAAGGTGGAACCCTGTATCAAATTTACGATCGGGAAGTTGCCCGCCTGGAAGCCGCTGTCGAGGAGTTGGATCAACAGGGGAAGCTCTCCGATTCCACTGCGTTGACAAAAAAAATTGAGCACAGATATGAGTTGATGAAAAAATACCGCATGGAGCAATATGAGCACCTGGAGAGCCGGGTGGAAAAGGTTTTGGAGAATGCTGAAAAGAAAAGGGATGAAAATCTGGAGAAGTAGGACCGGATCGGGGAAAGCCGAAACCTCTGTCGCAGGAACTTCGTTGTAATAATTGAAAGCAGCAAAGTCTTAAAGGATAATGTTTCTGATCCTGCAATAGGAGTTTGGCCATTCACCTTTTTTCACTGATTGACATATATTTTTACATGAGTTATAGTTTGAATAGATGATTTCGAAGGTTGGGAACTATATCTGCAGTACTGCAATCCATCGCAATTCTCTTTTAAATTGATAAAAATGAGTTTGACCCCCTTGAGACGAAAAGGCCGGCCAATTTTGGCCGGCCTTTTCGTCCTGAAAAAATTCAGCTGAAAACTTCCCGCAGGAAACGGGTGGTCACCTCGATGGCTTCATTCAGCTGTGGAGTGGGCCCTTGAAAAGGGTGAACGGCGTTAAAGGTGTGTCCCGCGCCGTGAATGAGGTGGAGAACGCCACGGGGAGCGGCTGTTTGGAGGTCCCGGGCCGCTTGGACCGGAACCGCGGCATCTTCGTCCCCCTGCAGGATCAGCATCGGCTTCGCGAAGCCGGGCAAGCGGCCGAGAAGGTTGAACCGTTTCCGGTGGAGCTCGATATCGTCCAATACCTCCCGGTCGATAGGCATCTCCTGACCGGTCCGGGCGTTGAGAATGGTGGCCCGCCCTTTGTTGCGGATCTCCTGTTTCAGTTCATCGGAGAAGAAGTCCACGCGGGAAACACTGTTCCAAAGGACCACCCCACGGACGGCGTCTGGGTGGTCCAGGGCAAACAGCAGGCTGTTGGCCCCGCCCCGGCTGTGACCGAGGAGCGCCACCCGCTGGGTGTCGAGGGATTCGGCACCGGGCAAGGCTCCATGGGTCAATTGCTGAAAGAGAAACCGCAGATCCTCCTGCTCCCGGCTGAAGGTGTTGTGGGCAAACTTCTCCAGCTCTGCAAAGGTTTCAGGGTTCTCCCCCACCCCGTTCATGGAGAAGTTGAAGGTGATTGCGGCAAAGCCCGACCCGGCCAGACTGCGGGCGGTATGGGGGAAGAATCCCCACTCTTTGAAGCCTTTGAAACCATGACAAATGATGACGACAGGGTGGGGGCCAGTGCCTTCGGGCAGGTGCAGCTCTCCCCGGATCTTCCGGTCTTCCTTGTTCAAGTTCAAAATAAAAGTTTTGCTGTCCATTTTTCAGGCGGTGCGGACGAAGCGGTCCGCACCTTTCCTCCCTTCGCTGGTCTGTTACCATGATCCCAGGGCTGTTGATTAACCCGAAAATGGGCGGTGGAAGGGAGTCGTGTGCTGCCAAAGCGACCTTTGCACCACAGGCACTACAGTCCAGATGGGCTGAAGCCCTGGGATGAAGGTTGCCATCCTACCCAGCGGAGAATCTGGAGAGAGGGCGTTTAGGGGCAACATTCTTCCTTGTGTTGCTTCCGTAAGGCTTTGCCCCTGCCCGAAGGTCAGATTTGGAGCGGCCAGTCATTACTTCCTTGCCGGATGGCATAGCGCGACCGGGGAGGAACGACCCCAGGCGCGACTTGTGCCCTATGGGTGCAACGGTCGCGTGGTAGAACACGACCTCCTCACTCAAAATATAGTTAATCGACACGCTTGCCATAATCCCTTCTTTGCGGGTCCTTGGCATCCCTTTTTAATTGAACCGGTTCAGGGTTTCAGTATATAATAGGGTCACAAGTCGATAGGATGAAAAGGTCTCCCCGTCCCCTGACGGGCGGGGAGTGAAAAGGGAAGCCGGTGAGATTCCGGCGCGGTCCCGCCACTGTGTTTGGGGAGCGAAGCCGCAGGGTGCCACTGTTCTTTACAGAACGGGAAGGCGCGGCCGAGTGAGGATCCATAAGCCAGGAGACCTGCCTTTTCATCTGGGAAACTTGCGATCTCCTTCGAGGCTGAGGAGAGCAACCACCGGATCCCTGGGTCGCTTTTTTGATTCGGTCAGGAACCCCTGTTGCCTCGTGGCAAGCGGGGTTTTTCTTTTTGCCTCGGAAAAAACGGTGAATGGGAGCGGAGAAAAGATGAAGAGATGGACACGAATTTCTGCCATCTGGTTGTCCTTGTTGCTGGTGTTTGCGGTGGTCGGCTGTGCGTCCACTCCAAATGCGGGTGACAGCACCCCGGCGGTTGGGGATTCCGGAAAGCAGGAAGCCGGTTTTCCGGTCACCTTGACAGACGGCACCCACACCAAGGTGACGGTGAAAAAGGAACCGAAACGGATCATTTCCTTGATTCCCAGCATGACGGAGACAGCTTACGCCTTGGGATTGGGGGAGCGGATGGTCGGAGTGACGACCAATGATGACTATCCCGCCGAAGTGAAGAAAGTGGAAAAAGTGGGCGACATGAACATCGATACGGAAAAGGTGCTCTCCCTGAAACCGGATCTGGTGCTGGCATCGGAGGGTCTGAACGGCAAGGAGACGGTTGACAAGCTCCGCAAGCTGGGATTGACCGTCATCGCCTATGAACCTGAGGATCTGAACGGAGTGTTCCAACAGATTCAGGATGTGGGGAAAGCCACAGGTGCCGGGAAAGAGGCGGATCGGCTGATTGGAAAGATGAAGAAAGAGAAACAGCTGGCGGAAAAGATCGCTGCCAAAGTGCCGGCGGACAAACAGGCCAAGGTATGGATCGAAGTCTCCTCCGACCTGTACACCGCCGGGGATGAAACTTTTATGAACGAACTGATCACCCTGGCCGGCGGGAAAAACGTGGCGACCGGAGAGAAAGGCTGGTTCCAGGCCTCCTCGGAAAATGTGGTCAAATGGAATCCCGATGTGATCCTTTACACCCATCCGGATAAAAAGGAAAAAATCACATCCCGGGGCGGCTGGAAAAGTATCCGGGCTGTGAAGGAAGGCCGGGTGGAACAGCTGGAGACCAATATCGTCAGCCGTCCGGGACCGAGGATTACCGAAGGTCTGCTCCTGATTTCCAAGGCGATCTACCCTGAAATCTATGCTGAAACAGCCAAATGAAGCGATGGGGTTGGCTCCCCCGGTTCGTGGTCTGGTTCCTCTCTTTGACCCTCCTCCTGGTGCTGGTGATGGGAGCGGCGGTCTCCTGGGGGAGTGCGGAGCTGGGATGGGGAGATGTATGGCGGACAGCGGGCACCAAGTTGACGGGGTCGGAACCGGTTGATCCGGCCACAGAGGCGATCATCTGGCAGATTCGTTTCCCCCGGGTGATTCTTGCCGCCGTGGTCGGTATGGCCTTGGCGGGTGCCGGGGTGGTGTTTCAGGGACTGTTGCGAAACCCTCTCGCCGATCCCTATATCCTCGGGGTATCCTCCGGTGCCGCTCTGGGGGCTGCCATCGCCATCTTCACCGGCGCCGGGGCGGCCTGGTTGGGGGGATGGACGGTGCCGGTCTGGGCTTTTCTCCTCGCCGCTGTCGCCCTCTTCCTGGTACTGGGACTGGCGGGACGGGGGTTGAACCGATCGACCCTGATCCTGTCCGGTGTGGTGATCCAGGCCTTTTTCGGTGCGATGTTGACCTTTTTGATCGGGATTTCTTCAGCGGAAGAGTTGCAACGGATCCAGTTCTGGATCATGGGGAGCGTGGCTGCCCGGGAGTGGCACCATATCTATGTCGTGCTCCCTTTTATGATTCCCGGACTGACCTTGATCTGGTTGATGGCACGCCAATTAAACCTGTTTTCCCTGGGGGAGCGGTCTGCCGCTCACTTGGGTGTCCCCGTCCGCCGGATCCGGATGGTGCTGTTGCTTTCCGCCACGCTGATGACGGCAGCGGCTGTGGCCGTCTCCGGCACGATCGGATTTGTGGGGTTGATCATTCCCCATATCATGCGCCGGATCGTGGGGCCGGATCATCGGGTGCTGATCCCCGCCGCCGTGTTGGCCGGAGGCCTCTTTCTGGTGGGGGCCGATACGGTGGCCCGGACGGTGATGGAACCCCGGGAACTGCCGATCGGGGTGGTGACCGCCTTGGTCGGGGCACCGTTTTTCGCTTGGCAACTGAAGCGCAGACATGAATATCAATGAGTGACCGGAAGCGAGCGGGTACAAGGGGGGATGGAGATGCTGGTTGCAGATGGTTTGCATAAATCTTATCCAAACCGGAGGGTCTTGCGCGGGGTGAGCCTTTCGGTCTCCCCCGGGGAGATGTTGGGCGTGGTCGGTCCCAACGGCAGTGGAAAGACCACTCTGGTCCGGCTGTTGACCGGGGAGGAGTCCCCCGACGCAGGGGAAGTTCGGCTGGATGGGCGTCCCTTGTCCGATTGGTCCCAGCGGGAGAGGGCCAGACGCTTGGCCGTCCTTCCCCAGGAGGGGTTGCCTTCGGTTCCTTTCAGCGTCAGAGAGGTGGTGGAGATGGGACGCCATCCCCATCAGGGTTTTTGGCCCTGGGCGGGCGTGAGGGATCGGCAGGTGGTGGAGAGGGTCTTGCAGCAAACCGGCCTGCAGGCGGATCGCGACCGACAGGTGAATCAGTTGAGCGGCGGGGAACGGCAGCGGGTGGCGATTGCCAAGGCGATGGCTCAAGGTCCCCGGGTGTTGATCCTGGATGAACCGACCACCTTTCTCGATATCGCCCATCAGTTGGGGATGCTGGACTGGATCCGGTCCTGGGGGCAGAAGGAGGGCGTCGCTGTCCTGATCGTCCTCCATGATCTCAACCTGGCGGCACTTTACTGCGACCGGATCCTGATGTTGAAAGAGGGAACCTGCTTTGCACAGGGAACGCCCTCCGACACATTGACCCCGGATCGGATCCGGGAAGTCTACGGGGTAGAGCCGGTCCTCACCCAACACCCGGTCACCCATGCACCCCAGGTCCTGCTCCAACCGGGAGGAGGAGATGCTAACCTCCCGAAACCGGCGGTATTGTTTCCGTCGTGATCACGGTATACTCAAACCGAGGGGGAATGGAAATGAAACTGTATACCCGGACCGGGGATGAAGGGAAAACCGGTGTGATCGGAGGCAGGGTGGATAAGGACGATATCCGGGTGGAGGCTTACGGCACCACCGATGAGGTGAATGCCTTTGTCGGGGAAGCGATCGCCCGGCTGGATCCGGAAGTGGACGCTGATCTGATCGCCGATCTGACAGAAATCCAGCATGAGCTGTTTGATGCGGGGGGAGACCTGGCCCAGGCGGGCAAAAAGCGCAATTACAAAGTGACTGCGGAGATGGTGACCCGTCTCGAAGAGTGGATTGACCGGTATGATCAGGAAGCGCCGGAAATCCGCCGGTTCATTCTGCCCGGGGGAAGCCCGGCATCGGCGGTGTTGCACATCTGCCGGGTGCTCACCCGGAGAGCGGAACGGCGGGTGGTCACCCTCGCCCGGGAACAGGAGACCAATGAAGAGGTTCGCCGCTATCTGAATCGCCTGTCCGACTACTTCTTCGCCATTGCCCGGGTGGCCAATGTCCGGAAAGGGATCGGCGACGTGGAATACAAGCGGGGAGGCCAGGTCTTCCGGTGATCGGGCGTGTCTGGTCATTCAATTTTTCTTGGAATGTGAGACGTTGTGAGAGTAACAGAGGGAGGGTTGGGTTTCACATGGAGTGACTTTGGCTCGTCAGAACAACGGAAGGACATGTGAAACCCCATCCCGACCGGCCCGGCCCCAGAGATTTATCAGACACACCCTAGCTCCGATCGGGTATACTGGGGAGGACAAACCCTTGGAGGGATCCGAAATGAGTTTGACGGTGTACCAGTATCCGCGCTGCGGGACGTGTCGCAAGGCGCTCAAATATTTGGATGAGAAGGGAATCCCCCACGAGGATCGTCATATCGTCGAAAACCCGCCCTCCCGCTCCGAGTTGGAGAGCCTGGTAAACAAGAGCGGACTGCCGCTGACCAAGTTTTTCAACACCAGCGGGAAGAAGTACCGGGAACTGGGGCTCAAGGATCGCCTGAAAGAGATGGACGAGGGGGAAATGTTGGATCTGCTCGCCTCCGACGGGATGCTGATCAAACGCCCCATCGTCACGGACGGAAAACAAGTGACAGTCGGCTTCAAGGAAGAGACCTTTGACGAGGTTTGGGCCCGCTGAGGTTGCACCGGATCGATCCGGTGCTTTTTTTTATGGCTGCAGCTTGGCAGTATGTCCATCGGAATACGATGCAGACTAGGGTGTGGCAGGTCAATTCAAGTTTCCGTGGAATGTGAGACGTTTAGAGAAACAGAGGGAGGCTTGCGTTTCACATGGAGTGACTTTGGCTCGTCAGAACAACGGAACGCAATGTGAAACCCCATCCCGACCGGCCCGGCCTATAGACTTATCAGACACGCCCTGAGATCAAAAGGAGGAATGTTCCATGGCAATCAATCAAAAGATATCGGCTCCGTCGCGAACCGCCGCCGGTTATCTGGTGGAACAATTGGCGGCCTGGGGATGCGAACGGATCTATGGGGTGGCAGGGGATGCCACCCTGCATCTCATGGATGCGATCGCCGCACAGGATCAGATCCGCTACATCAATTGCCGTCTGGAGACCACAGCTGCTCTGATGGCCTCCGCCGAAGCGAAGCTGACCGGCCGGATGGCAGTCTGCACCGCCACCAGCGGCCCCGGAATCGTCCACATGCTCAACGGTCTGGCGGATGCCGCCCGGGATCGGGCCCCGGTGCTGGCGATCACGGGACAGGTGGAACGAAAAAAGCTGGGGACGGGCAGCAAACAGGACCTCAATCAACAGGTGATGATGGAGCCGCTGGCGGTATACTCGGCGCTGACCGCCGATGCGAGAGCGCTCCCCGTTCAACTGAACCTGGCCATGAAGAAAGCCATGTCCATGGGCGGAGTCGCCCATCTGTCGATCCCGAAGGATGTCTGGATGGACGGCGTACACGGAGAACTTTATCCGCCGCCGCTTTCCCGGACGGCCCCGCCGCCACCGGAGCATGAGCTGCAGAGGGCCATCGGGATTTTGCAGAGCTGGGCCCGGCCGATAATCCTGGCCGGCCACGGGGTGAAAGGATGCGAAAGGGAGTTGCTCCAGCTGGCCGAGAAATGGGGAGCCCCCATCATGACCACGCTGCCGGCCAAATCCTGTGTGCCCCATGATCACCGGCTCTATGTCGGCGGTTTGGGCCAAGGGGGCAGTGACATCGCCACGGAGCTGCTCCGGGAAGCGGAGGGATGTCTGATCCTGGGTGCCACCTGGTGGCCGCAGGAAGTTGTTCCTGCCTCCATCCCGGTGATCCAGGTGGATGCCCGGCCGGAAAACATCGGGGAGCGGATGCCGGTCACTGCGGCAGTGGCGGGGGAGATGGCCTCTGTTCTGCCGCAAATGATCCGGGGGATCGGGGAGGGGGATCGGTTCGCCTGGTTGCAGCGGGTTCAGGAACTGAAGGGGAGTTGGAAATCCCGGCTGGAACGGGAGGCCCGGCTGGATACGGAACCGATCGCCCCGCAACGGGTGGTGGCCTCCCTCAACCGGGTGGTGGAATCCAATGCCGTCATCGCTCTGGATGTGGGGGATCACCTGCTCTGGTTCAACCGGATTTTCCAGGCGGAAGAGCAGGATATTCTCATCTCGGGGCGCTGGCGCACCCTGGGCTTCGGACTGCCGGCGGCCATGGCGGCCAAGCTGGCTGAACCGGAGCGTCAGGTGGTGGTCCTGGCGGGAGACGGGGGATTCGGAACGACATTGGCGGATCTGATCACGGCGGTGGCATATGAGCTTTCGATTACCATCATCCTGATGAATAACGGGGTCTACGCCATGGAGCGAAACCGGATGATCAAAGGGGGACTGGAGACACTGGGCAGCGGGGTCAACAGTCCGGATTGGGTCCGGATGGCAGAAGCATTCGGAGCCGAGGGGTACCGGGTGGAACAGACGAAAGAGCTGGAACCCGCCCTGACTGCGGCCCTCGCCTCCCACCGGGTTTCCCTGGTGGATGTCCGCTGTGATGACACCATCGTCCCTCACACCAAACTGTGAAAAAGGAAAACCAGAGGATCCGGTGAAATAGGATGTAGAGAGATGGGCTGAGACACTGAAAACGGGGGATGAGGGCATGTGCGGACGGTTTACCTTGACTGTGGGACTGGGTGAAATCAAGCGGTATTTTCAAGCCGAGGAGCTGACACAGATGGACCATGCGCCCCGCTACAATATTGCACCGACTCAGTCGGTGCCGATTGTGGTCTGCCGGGAAAACACCCGGAGATTGGTGCCGATGCGCTGGGGGTTGATCCCGCGCTGGGCCAAGGATGTCTCCATCGGAAACCGTCTGATCAACGCCCGAAGTGAAGGTTTGTCGGAAAAGCCGGCCTTTCGCCACTCCTTCCGCCGCAAACGCTGTCTGGTGCCGGCGGACAGTTTCTACGAGTGGAGGAAAGACGCATCCGGCAAAAAGCAGCCGATGCGGATCCTGTTTGCGGGGGGCGGCCTCTTCGCCTTTGCCGGACTGTGGGACCAGTGGACCGATCCCGGAGGGGGTCACACCATACACTCCTTCACCATCATCACCACACATGCCAATGACAAGGTTCGCCCGATTCACCACCGGATGCCCGTCATCCTGGATCGGTCGGAGGAGGATCTGTGGCTTGACCCCGGGATGGAGGATCCGGCTTTGCTGAAGCCATTGCTGGAACCCTGCGACCCGGATCCCATGCGGATTCACCCGGTCTCCCCCATCGTCAACTCCCCCAAAAACGACCAACCCGAATGTATCCTCCCCTTGGATTGAAATAAAAAGAGACGCCCGCGATCGGACGTCTCTTTTCTGTAACCGTGGTCAGTTTGCTTTTTGAATGCGGCCTTCGATGGTGGCTGAGAAAGGTTGGGGAAGCTGTTCCACATAATCGACCAGGGCATCCAGATCGACAGGGCCGACCACCTGATCCTTCGCTTCGGTGAAGACGGTGAAGTTATCCCCGCCGGCGGCGATGAAGCTGTTGGCTGTCACCGTGTAGGAGGCTTGGGGATCGATCGGGGTGCCGTCTGCCTTCTGCAGAGAGAGTACCCGATCTCCTGCCGGACGGGAGTCATCCCAGGTGTAGGTGAAACCGGAGATCTGCAGGAACCGGGGGCGGTCCTGCTGCCACTGTTGCTCCAGCACCCGTTTGAGCTGATCGCCGGTGAGAGTCATGGTGACCAGGTCGTTCCCGAAGGGTTGCACCGCAAAGAGATCGCCCCAAGTGACGGCCCCGGCCTCCAGATCTGCCCGGATCCCTCCGGGATTCATCAAGGCGAACTCCGTCCCCGTTTTCCACCGTTGGGAATCGGCGATCAGGTTGCCCATCGCCGATTCTCCGGCGGGAGAGGCATCCCGGGTGAGGCGCTGTGCGGCTTTGCCCACCTCCCGGTTGATGAGGGGGGCCACTTTCTCCTCATATTTTTCAACCAACCGCCCAATTTCCGGATCCGGCTGGATTCCTTCATGGTAGGTGGTGACCACTTCCGCCTTCTTTTTGACAATATCCTTGGATTGATGGTCCAAAGTGAGATCGATATCGGCGAAGGCACTGCCGTAGCTGTAGGCTTGGACGACCAGTTTCCCGTCCACCATCCCGTTCAGGTGGGTGTGGCTGTGACCGGCGATGACGACATCCACCTCATTATCCAGCTTTTTCGTGATGTCGACGATGGGCCCTTCCATCTTGCCGGAGGCGGAATCCTGGAACCCGCCCTCATGGGCCAGGACGATGATGGCTTTCACCTTTTTTTTCTTCAGTTGTTTCACTTCCCGGTTGATCGCTTCAGCCTCATCGGTGAACTTCACCCCTTTGACGCCGGTGGGGGTGACAATCGTGGGGGTTTCCTTTGTCACCACCCCGATGAAACCGACGGGAATTCCCTTCACTCTTTTAATCACATGGGGCGGCAGGATCGGCTTGCCTGTTTTTTCCCACACCACATTGGCGGCGGTGTAGGGAAAGTCAGCTCCCGAAAAATACCCTGTCTTCTCATGTTCCCCGCCGTGGATCAGGCGCATCATCTCCTGCACGCCTTCATCAAACTCATGGTTGCCCAGGGTTCCGACGTCAAAGCCCAGCTTGTTCAGGATCTCCACCGTGGGTTCATCCTGCAGCAGGGCGGAGACCGGCGGGCTGGCTCCGACCACATCTCCGGCATGAACGAGCCAGGTGTTGGGGTGCTTCCTTTGTCGTTCCTTCAGGTAGGCGGCGAGATAATCTGCCCGGCCGGCAGGTTTTCCGCCGATAGTTTGGGTGGTGTTCAGTTGCCCGTGAAAGTCGTTGATTGAGAGCAGGTGAAGCTCCACCTGTTTGCCCTTCGCTTTCCCCTGGGCGTGGATCTCCGGGGTGATGACCGGAAATACGGCCAGGGCCACGGCCAACAGGATGGCAATCGATGCCCTCTTCCAGCGGTTTCTCATGTTTGTCTCCCCTTTTTTTCTTTTCACACATTAGAAAACTCTCATGTGAAGATCAGATCGCCGATATTCTTTTTTGGACAATGGGTGACGATTTTCCTGCAAAAATGTTAACTTTACAATGAAAACGATTCCCAGGTTATATCGAATTTCACGTAGTATTGACTTCTATAATACAAATGCTATTGTATACATGGAGCCCGGCAACGGACGGTTTATCGTATCGATTGCATGGGTAAACTAGAAATAAAGATCACCCCAACGACGAAGGAGGACACATAACATGCCTGCGCGTTTGGTAGGACTGCCAGCACCCGATTTTGAAATGAACAGCACAAAGAATCTCGAAACCTTGGAAGAAAAAGTGAAGCTCTCCGACTATGAAGGGGAGTGGCTGGTGTTGTTCTTCTATCCCAAAGACTTCACCTTTGTCTGCCCGACCGAGATTACCGCTCTCTCCGACCGTTATGAGGAGTTCCGGGATGAAAACTGTGACATCCTCGGGGTCAGCACCGACACGGAGTTCGTACACCGTGCTTGGATCCATACTTCCCGGGATGACAACGGTCTGGGTGAGATTAAATACCCTCTCGGCGCCGATCCGACCCATCGCGTGAGCCGTGCCTACGGAGTGTTGAACGAAGAGGAAGGCGTCGCCCAACGTGGTCTGTTTATCATCGATCCTGAGGGGATCGTCCGTTATCAAGTGGTGACCGATGACAACGTGGGTCGCAGTGTGGATGAAACCCTGCGGGTGCTGAAGGCCTTGCAAAGTGGCGGTCTCTGTCCTTCCGACTGGAAACCGGGTGAAAAAACTCTCTGAGGTGCGATCCAAGGGCCTAACGGCGGCGTTAGGCCCTTTTTCACCAGGATATGAACCCGATCGGCAAGGAACGATGAAGGAGGAGGTCTGAGACATGGCACTACGATTGCGCACGGAAATGCCGGAACTGAAAGATGTCACCGAATGGGTGAACGGAGAAGTGACCAAGGAGGAGTTGAAAGGAAAACCGGTCCTTTTTCACTTCTGGTCGATCAGTTGCGGCTTGTGTAAAAAGAGCATGCCGGAGGTCCTGAAAATCCGGGACGACTACAAGGATACGGGCCTGCAGGTGGTGGGGATCCACATGCCCCGCTCCGAAAAGGACACCGACAGAGAAGCGGTCAAGGAAACGATTGAAAAACATGAACTGACACATCCCCAGGCCATCGATAACCGACACAGTGTCGTGGATGCTTTTGAAAACGAGTTTGTACCTGCCTTTTACCTTTTTGATGCAGAAGGGCTGTTACGTCATCGCTCCGCCGGTGAAAAGGCCTTGAAAATGTTGGAACGCCCGCTGGAGCGGCTCCTGGGGAATCAAGAGTAATAGGAGGGGATTGGGATGAATCTGCCCAAAGAACTGAAGTACAGCGAAGAACACGAGTGGGTGAAACAGGAAGGGAACAACCGGGTACGCATCGGGATCACCGATTTTGCCCAAGACGAATTGGGGGATATCGTCTTCGTCGAACTGCCGGAAGCCGGCGATGAAGTGGAAGCCAACTCCCCCTTTGGCAGCGTCGAATCGGTCAAAACGGTTTCCGAACTGTACTCTCCGGTCACCGGAAAAGTGGTGGAAGTCAACGGTGACCTGGATGATTCCCCGGAAAAGGTGAACGAATCCCCCTATGGTGACGGGTGGATGGTTGTCGTGGAGGTCAGCGACGCTTCCGACCTGGACAAGTTGATGGATGCCGACAAATATGAAGCCCTGGTTTCTGAATGAAGAAAGTTCCCGGTGCCCCGCAGGCACCGGGATTTCTGTTTGATTCACTCTTTGCTCCTGGGGTACAATATCCCCATCTGTTGTGTGAACTGTTTGAATCGGGGGAATAAGATTGGGGTGTGGAAGGTCAATTCTAGAAGCATTGTGAAAAAGTCATTCATACCCATAGGGCACAAGTCGTGCCTAGGGTCGCTTCGCTCCCGGGTCACGCTATGCACTCACCAGCACAAGTCTCGCCAGGGGGCTTCCGCCCCTGGTCTCGCTATGCAGGGAGGGTTGGGTTTCACATGGAGTGACTTTGGCTCGTAAGAACAACCGGAACGGAATGTGAAACCCAATCCCGACCGGCCCGGCCCCAGCTATGAATTTGCCGGATTCACCCCAGCAGGGGAGATATGGGAGGTGCTTTTGTTGCGTTTTCTGGTGGTTGGAGCAGGTGCTGTCGGCGGTTACTTTGGCGGCCGGTTGATGGAGAACGGTCAGGATGTCACGTTTTTGGTACGTCC is part of the Kroppenstedtia eburnea genome and harbors:
- a CDS encoding thiamine pyrophosphate-binding protein — encoded protein: MAINQKISAPSRTAAGYLVEQLAAWGCERIYGVAGDATLHLMDAIAAQDQIRYINCRLETTAALMASAEAKLTGRMAVCTATSGPGIVHMLNGLADAARDRAPVLAITGQVERKKLGTGSKQDLNQQVMMEPLAVYSALTADARALPVQLNLAMKKAMSMGGVAHLSIPKDVWMDGVHGELYPPPLSRTAPPPPEHELQRAIGILQSWARPIILAGHGVKGCERELLQLAEKWGAPIMTTLPAKSCVPHDHRLYVGGLGQGGSDIATELLREAEGCLILGATWWPQEVVPASIPVIQVDARPENIGERMPVTAAVAGEMASVLPQMIRGIGEGDRFAWLQRVQELKGSWKSRLEREARLDTEPIAPQRVVASLNRVVESNAVIALDVGDHLLWFNRIFQAEEQDILISGRWRTLGFGLPAAMAAKLAEPERQVVVLAGDGGFGTTLADLITAVAYELSITIILMNNGVYAMERNRMIKGGLETLGSGVNSPDWVRMAEAFGAEGYRVEQTKELEPALTAALASHRVSLVDVRCDDTIVPHTKL
- a CDS encoding heme ABC transporter ATP-binding protein, which codes for MLVADGLHKSYPNRRVLRGVSLSVSPGEMLGVVGPNGSGKTTLVRLLTGEESPDAGEVRLDGRPLSDWSQRERARRLAVLPQEGLPSVPFSVREVVEMGRHPHQGFWPWAGVRDRQVVERVLQQTGLQADRDRQVNQLSGGERQRVAIAKAMAQGPRVLILDEPTTFLDIAHQLGMLDWIRSWGQKEGVAVLIVLHDLNLAALYCDRILMLKEGTCFAQGTPSDTLTPDRIREVYGVEPVLTQHPVTHAPQVLLQPGGGDANLPKPAVLFPS
- a CDS encoding ABC transporter substrate-binding protein, which translates into the protein MKRWTRISAIWLSLLLVFAVVGCASTPNAGDSTPAVGDSGKQEAGFPVTLTDGTHTKVTVKKEPKRIISLIPSMTETAYALGLGERMVGVTTNDDYPAEVKKVEKVGDMNIDTEKVLSLKPDLVLASEGLNGKETVDKLRKLGLTVIAYEPEDLNGVFQQIQDVGKATGAGKEADRLIGKMKKEKQLAEKIAAKVPADKQAKVWIEVSSDLYTAGDETFMNELITLAGGKNVATGEKGWFQASSENVVKWNPDVILYTHPDKKEKITSRGGWKSIRAVKEGRVEQLETNIVSRPGPRITEGLLLISKAIYPEIYAETAK
- a CDS encoding arsenate reductase family protein; this translates as MSLTVYQYPRCGTCRKALKYLDEKGIPHEDRHIVENPPSRSELESLVNKSGLPLTKFFNTSGKKYRELGLKDRLKEMDEGEMLDLLASDGMLIKRPIVTDGKQVTVGFKEETFDEVWAR
- a CDS encoding FecCD family ABC transporter permease; the protein is MKRWGWLPRFVVWFLSLTLLLVLVMGAAVSWGSAELGWGDVWRTAGTKLTGSEPVDPATEAIIWQIRFPRVILAAVVGMALAGAGVVFQGLLRNPLADPYILGVSSGAALGAAIAIFTGAGAAWLGGWTVPVWAFLLAAVALFLVLGLAGRGLNRSTLILSGVVIQAFFGAMLTFLIGISSAEELQRIQFWIMGSVAAREWHHIYVVLPFMIPGLTLIWLMARQLNLFSLGERSAAHLGVPVRRIRMVLLLSATLMTAAAVAVSGTIGFVGLIIPHIMRRIVGPDHRVLIPAAVLAGGLFLVGADTVARTVMEPRELPIGVVTALVGAPFFAWQLKRRHEYQ
- a CDS encoding cob(I)yrinic acid a,c-diamide adenosyltransferase, producing MKLYTRTGDEGKTGVIGGRVDKDDIRVEAYGTTDEVNAFVGEAIARLDPEVDADLIADLTEIQHELFDAGGDLAQAGKKRNYKVTAEMVTRLEEWIDRYDQEAPEIRRFILPGGSPASAVLHICRVLTRRAERRVVTLAREQETNEEVRRYLNRLSDYFFAIARVANVRKGIGDVEYKRGGQVFR
- a CDS encoding alpha/beta hydrolase family protein codes for the protein MNLNKEDRKIRGELHLPEGTGPHPVVIICHGFKGFKEWGFFPHTARSLAGSGFAAITFNFSMNGVGENPETFAELEKFAHNTFSREQEDLRFLFQQLTHGALPGAESLDTQRVALLGHSRGGANSLLFALDHPDAVRGVVLWNSVSRVDFFSDELKQEIRNKGRATILNARTGQEMPIDREVLDDIELHRKRFNLLGRLPGFAKPMLILQGDEDAAVPVQAARDLQTAAPRGVLHLIHGAGHTFNAVHPFQGPTPQLNEAIEVTTRFLREVFS
- a CDS encoding SOS response-associated peptidase codes for the protein MCGRFTLTVGLGEIKRYFQAEELTQMDHAPRYNIAPTQSVPIVVCRENTRRLVPMRWGLIPRWAKDVSIGNRLINARSEGLSEKPAFRHSFRRKRCLVPADSFYEWRKDASGKKQPMRILFAGGGLFAFAGLWDQWTDPGGGHTIHSFTIITTHANDKVRPIHHRMPVILDRSEEDLWLDPGMEDPALLKPLLEPCDPDPMRIHPVSPIVNSPKNDQPECILPLD